The following proteins are encoded in a genomic region of Leptospira ryugenii:
- the aat gene encoding leucyl/phenylalanyl-tRNA--protein transferase, whose protein sequence is MTQRDFQQFFKNPRTHKDDLVAIGGDFHTDRLLYAYQKGIFPWSENPIRWYCLDPRAIFDLNRVHFSKTVMRKIRQKRHRISFNEAFLAVMQGCSYREKDNTWITSGFFKGYLQLHRMGWAHSVEVWNEKQELVGGVYGVAIGKFFAGESMFAYESDAGKIALYHLFEKLKLDGFLLFDTQQLNHVTWALGAYEIPKSSYLDRLENAIQNPDPWIISH, encoded by the coding sequence GTGACACAGAGAGATTTCCAACAATTTTTCAAAAACCCAAGAACACATAAAGACGATTTAGTAGCGATCGGAGGTGACTTCCATACCGATCGTTTGCTGTATGCCTACCAAAAGGGAATCTTCCCTTGGTCTGAAAACCCAATCCGATGGTATTGTTTGGATCCGAGAGCGATCTTTGATCTCAATCGAGTTCATTTTTCTAAGACTGTTATGCGGAAGATCCGACAAAAGAGACATCGAATCTCTTTCAATGAGGCATTTTTGGCTGTCATGCAAGGTTGCTCCTATCGGGAAAAAGACAACACTTGGATCACTAGTGGTTTTTTCAAAGGTTATCTCCAGCTACATCGAATGGGTTGGGCCCACAGCGTAGAGGTTTGGAACGAAAAACAAGAACTGGTGGGCGGAGTCTATGGAGTTGCCATAGGAAAATTTTTCGCAGGTGAGTCCATGTTTGCTTATGAATCCGATGCAGGAAAAATTGCATTATATCATCTATTTGAAAAACTAAAACTAGATGGCTTTCTTTTATTTGATACCCAACAGCTAAATCATGTTACTTGGGCGTTGGGTGCTTATGAAATCCCGAAAAGTTCCTATTTGGATCGTTTGGAGAATGCGATCCAAAATCCAGATCCTTGGATCATTTCACATTGA
- a CDS encoding response regulator encodes MKILVVDDEEDIANLIQFHLEEEGFQVEVCHNGMEVLGRLEKNLPDGMILDLMLPGIGGLDLCKRIKEKYPQLPILMVTAKTGETDVVLGLELGADDYIKKPFNIRELVARVRTVTRRNAESAAVVEKVGPVSSGKIQMNPTAHKVYVDGKEVELTLIEFKILQLFLSNPGVAFSRDKLLDRIWGKDVFVTDRTVDVNIKRLRDKLLSEKERLETIRGVGYRFRDA; translated from the coding sequence ATGAAAATTCTTGTTGTTGATGACGAAGAAGACATAGCCAACTTAATCCAGTTCCATTTGGAAGAAGAAGGATTTCAAGTAGAAGTCTGCCACAATGGAATGGAAGTTTTAGGACGTCTGGAGAAAAATCTCCCGGACGGAATGATCCTTGATCTGATGTTACCCGGCATCGGTGGTTTGGATCTATGCAAACGCATCAAAGAAAAATACCCACAATTGCCCATCTTGATGGTTACGGCCAAGACAGGGGAAACGGATGTAGTGCTCGGCCTTGAGCTTGGAGCAGACGACTATATCAAAAAGCCTTTCAACATTCGGGAACTCGTTGCAAGGGTTCGCACAGTTACCAGAAGAAATGCAGAATCTGCAGCTGTTGTAGAAAAGGTAGGACCAGTCAGTAGCGGAAAGATCCAAATGAATCCAACCGCCCATAAAGTTTATGTGGATGGCAAAGAGGTTGAACTTACACTGATAGAGTTCAAAATCCTACAATTATTTCTCTCAAACCCTGGAGTTGCTTTCTCGAGGGATAAACTCTTGGATCGTATTTGGGGAAAGGATGTCTTTGTTACAGATCGTACGGTAGATGTAAACATTAAAAGACTAAGAGACAAATTACTCTCAGAAAAAGAAAGACTCGAAACAATCCGTGGTGTCGGATATCGTTTCAGAGATGCGTAG
- a CDS encoding PP2C family protein-serine/threonine phosphatase codes for MREITITIFSTLIFCLLVFFAYLGIQSSKIRLPFFYYDSGLIVNVAEEYKSLWGSYLSQEDIANFHQAENLNLGETYTIKVRNLKQEERLLSVQPIKFEKFDILTFFSLDFLLAFFSVLSAVYFYVATRDGLIFSFFLNLSILFFSNVFLITYHITVFPLFFSIYFSAFLHYHLIYRLRGKEIPSKWLLPQFLIAVVIGVIADQEDTNWQLALNIVNIGHGLNFFFGVFNFTLNLKDLLNTKTKGEALLKRISLLTAIVLYTSMPISILFFQGFPWFYVDRIFFFLSYLFFMITFFYGTYRYTFVPSFVIFTPTIITLILVSFSTVVYISLVLLVDYLLPVPYLKERWFLNFLLLLVLTIYMIPIKLKMKEWIDFWFFEKNPILSKGIEKVTKIITDPISMRRTISSINRTVMETLSISNIIILIPGDTFARTDLRNVNFVRIPAQSEIWNYFANTDRVTVTSHLEYGIGLRETLYNFLKELNIQLAFPAYGHSSGKKIIRAMILLGEKSDSNYFSIGELKFINEIVKITAMLIENYSLLEDEIQKRKIVRDIQTASLVDNTLRIIPPSEIKGIEFAYISKPAVGISGDYLDIISISPSKMIIMLGDVSGHGLGTGFLVSAIKGIVREQLRNGTSLEGLFREINSFFRARYQGSEFMTLIGGVIDTQSKTFRFINAGHLALIEMSPDAKLHFHSKTQRVLGILETDYVSQEVNLGSGTRLFLFSDGVTETFSEKDELFGEESLVEFLSSHGQSAIKDLPIRLEEVLNRFRGNREMTDDMTFISLSFSNL; via the coding sequence ATGAGAGAGATAACAATCACTATTTTTTCTACTCTTATCTTTTGTCTTTTGGTCTTCTTTGCTTATTTAGGTATCCAATCTTCCAAAATCAGACTTCCCTTTTTCTACTATGATTCAGGTTTAATTGTAAATGTAGCCGAAGAGTATAAATCTCTTTGGGGAAGTTATCTCAGCCAAGAAGATATCGCGAACTTCCATCAAGCGGAGAATCTAAATCTTGGAGAGACCTATACAATCAAGGTACGAAATTTAAAACAAGAAGAAAGATTGCTGTCTGTTCAACCGATCAAATTTGAAAAATTTGATATCCTTACATTTTTCAGTTTAGATTTTTTGTTAGCCTTCTTCAGCGTACTATCTGCCGTCTATTTTTACGTCGCCACAAGAGATGGGTTGATATTTTCTTTCTTTTTAAATCTATCGATTTTGTTTTTTTCGAATGTCTTTCTCATCACCTACCATATAACGGTTTTTCCATTATTCTTTTCTATCTATTTCAGTGCATTTCTTCATTATCATCTCATTTATCGTTTACGAGGAAAGGAAATCCCATCTAAATGGTTGCTTCCTCAGTTTTTGATTGCAGTTGTTATTGGTGTCATTGCTGACCAAGAAGATACAAATTGGCAATTGGCACTGAACATAGTCAATATCGGACATGGACTGAATTTTTTCTTTGGAGTATTCAATTTCACTTTAAATCTTAAAGACTTACTCAACACAAAAACAAAGGGAGAAGCATTGCTTAAGAGGATTTCATTGCTTACGGCCATAGTCCTGTACACGAGCATGCCAATCTCAATTCTTTTTTTCCAAGGGTTTCCCTGGTTTTATGTAGATAGGATATTTTTCTTTTTGTCTTATCTTTTCTTCATGATTACTTTCTTTTACGGAACCTATCGATATACCTTTGTTCCTTCATTCGTCATCTTTACTCCTACAATTATTACTTTGATTTTGGTTTCTTTTTCTACTGTTGTATATATTTCCTTGGTACTGTTGGTAGATTATTTGCTTCCAGTTCCTTATCTTAAAGAAAGATGGTTTCTAAATTTTCTTTTGCTTCTCGTGCTAACCATCTATATGATTCCCATCAAGTTGAAAATGAAGGAGTGGATTGATTTTTGGTTTTTTGAAAAGAATCCCATCCTGAGTAAAGGGATAGAAAAAGTAACTAAGATCATCACAGATCCAATTTCGATGAGACGAACTATCTCATCGATCAATAGAACTGTGATGGAAACCCTTTCCATTTCCAATATCATTATTCTGATTCCAGGAGATACATTTGCTAGAACAGATTTACGAAATGTAAATTTTGTCCGGATCCCAGCTCAATCTGAAATTTGGAATTATTTTGCCAATACCGATCGAGTGACCGTTACATCTCACCTTGAATATGGAATTGGGTTAAGAGAAACTCTTTATAATTTCTTAAAAGAATTAAATATCCAATTGGCTTTCCCAGCTTACGGGCATTCTTCGGGTAAAAAAATTATTAGAGCAATGATCCTGCTTGGAGAAAAATCAGACTCAAATTACTTTTCTATTGGTGAGCTAAAGTTTATCAATGAAATTGTAAAGATTACTGCAATGCTTATTGAAAATTACTCCTTGTTAGAGGATGAAATCCAAAAAAGAAAAATCGTGCGCGATATCCAAACAGCATCTCTGGTAGACAATACCTTGAGAATTATCCCACCCAGTGAAATCAAAGGGATTGAATTTGCCTATATTAGTAAACCTGCAGTAGGAATTTCGGGAGATTATCTAGATATTATTTCAATCTCGCCTAGCAAAATGATAATTATGTTAGGTGATGTTTCTGGGCACGGATTAGGAACAGGCTTTCTAGTGAGTGCGATCAAAGGTATCGTACGCGAGCAACTCAGAAATGGGACCTCTCTTGAGGGACTTTTCCGAGAGATCAATTCGTTCTTTCGAGCGCGATACCAGGGAAGTGAGTTTATGACTCTCATTGGCGGAGTCATCGATACACAGTCAAAAACATTTCGATTTATCAATGCTGGCCATTTAGCACTCATTGAAATGTCTCCAGACGCAAAATTACACTTTCATTCTAAGACACAGAGAGTTCTGGGCATACTTGAAACAGATTATGTTTCCCAAGAAGTTAATCTTGGTTCAGGAACCAGATTATTCCTTTTTTCCGACGGTGTGACGGAAACATTTAGTGAAAAAGACGAGCTATTTGGAGAGGAATCTTTAGTCGAGTTTCTTTCGTCTCATGGTCAATCTGCGATCAAAGACCTACCGATTCGCCTGGAAGAAGTTTTAAACCGATTCCGTGGAAATAGAGAGATGACCGATGATATGACATTTATCTCTCTATCTTTTTCAAATCTCTAG
- a CDS encoding DUF962 domain-containing protein: MSEANTSAKKYTSLKEFFPFYLSEHSHPLNRALHFIGSSFALGFLLGFLSTHSLWNLLAALISGYFFAWIGHFLVEHNRPATFTYPFYSFISDWIMYAKMLTGRIPKT, from the coding sequence ATGTCAGAAGCAAACACATCAGCAAAAAAATATACTTCATTGAAAGAGTTTTTTCCCTTTTACCTTTCCGAACATAGCCATCCTCTCAATCGAGCACTTCATTTCATCGGTAGTTCATTTGCCTTGGGTTTTCTGTTAGGTTTTCTTTCGACACACTCGCTTTGGAATCTTTTGGCAGCGCTTATCTCTGGTTATTTCTTTGCTTGGATAGGTCATTTTCTCGTAGAACACAATCGACCTGCTACATTTACCTATCCATTCTACTCATTTATCTCCGATTGGATCATGTATGCAAAGATGCTCACTGGGAGAATTCCTAAGACATAG
- a CDS encoding HAMP domain-containing sensor histidine kinase codes for MRSFFSTLLLLNWGLLLILILLAAGVIAVEDYLSNSLKPLLFFSYILIAIFGTFYVSFTIARKVTDPLSLIENKTKDINAGDFGVELPSPEILELAQLTSSINEMAKRLKNQFLDLTVEKEKFNSLLQNLKEGVFAIDFNNKFLFLNRNIPESIISQNSQFKDIRSAVKNRELLQFIETKVAKKAEGKTEFQEGSHFYNARLYPIKSNDIVYLYIGVILDITEDRQNQLVREQFFQNASHELKTPITSIKGYAETLHYRLKLEDGSNEKKFLDAILRNTERLVRIVEDMLTISRLENHKTILQTESFQLYELVKNVRDSVGVILSNKNQNLIIEIEKTMRVQADLVLMEHVLVNLISNASAYSPENSNIVVFAKEVNEKYLLEVRDNGIGISPEDSERIFERFFRVDTNRSRKEGGTGLGLSIVKHIARLHAGEVYVRPNPEGGSIFSFEFPKK; via the coding sequence ATGCGTAGCTTTTTTTCCACATTACTTCTATTAAACTGGGGTTTACTGCTAATTTTGATTTTGTTGGCAGCAGGTGTGATTGCAGTAGAAGATTACCTGTCCAATAGCTTGAAGCCTTTGTTATTTTTTTCTTATATTCTAATAGCTATCTTTGGCACGTTTTATGTTTCTTTTACAATCGCACGAAAGGTCACAGATCCCCTATCTCTCATAGAGAATAAAACCAAAGATATCAATGCTGGAGATTTTGGAGTTGAATTGCCCTCTCCGGAAATTTTGGAATTAGCTCAGCTTACATCTTCCATAAATGAAATGGCAAAGCGACTAAAGAACCAGTTCTTAGACCTGACAGTAGAAAAAGAAAAATTCAATTCATTACTCCAAAATTTAAAGGAAGGAGTCTTTGCCATTGATTTTAATAACAAGTTTCTTTTTTTAAATCGCAATATTCCAGAAAGTATCATTTCTCAAAATTCTCAATTCAAAGATATACGTTCTGCAGTAAAGAATAGAGAGCTCTTACAATTCATCGAAACAAAAGTTGCAAAAAAGGCCGAAGGTAAAACAGAATTTCAGGAAGGAAGCCACTTTTACAATGCTCGTTTGTACCCGATAAAGTCCAACGATATCGTATATTTATATATCGGAGTGATATTAGATATTACAGAGGATAGACAAAATCAGCTAGTAAGAGAACAATTCTTTCAAAATGCTTCTCATGAACTTAAAACACCGATTACATCTATTAAAGGTTACGCAGAAACTCTCCATTACCGACTAAAGTTAGAAGATGGTAGCAATGAAAAAAAGTTCTTAGATGCGATTTTAAGAAATACGGAACGGCTCGTGAGAATCGTGGAAGATATGCTCACAATCTCCCGACTAGAAAATCACAAAACGATTTTGCAAACTGAATCCTTCCAATTATATGAACTCGTTAAAAATGTGAGAGATTCCGTTGGAGTCATTCTCTCCAATAAAAACCAAAATTTAATCATCGAAATTGAAAAAACCATGAGAGTCCAAGCCGATCTAGTCTTGATGGAGCATGTACTCGTAAATTTAATCTCGAATGCCTCAGCCTATTCGCCAGAGAATTCAAACATCGTAGTTTTTGCTAAAGAGGTTAATGAAAAGTACCTTTTGGAAGTTCGAGATAATGGGATCGGGATTTCTCCAGAAGACTCAGAACGTATCTTCGAAAGGTTCTTTCGTGTCGATACAAATCGATCTCGGAAAGAAGGTGGTACAGGACTAGGTTTGTCGATTGTAAAACACATAGCAAGACTCCATGCAGGAGAAGTATACGTTCGTCCAAACCCTGAGGGCGGCTCAATTTTCTCATTTGAATTTCCAAAAAAATAG
- the argJ gene encoding bifunctional glutamate N-acetyltransferase/amino-acid acetyltransferase ArgJ: MKYPLGFYSFGKNIGIKDSTLDFAVVYSDVPCKAAAVFTKNNFPGAPIIVGREHIRDGQLQALVINSKNSNVATGELGIEHSRQICAAIAQSLNIKKEDVLPSSTGVIGVPLPIEKILTACKSAKENLQPGNLDQVAEAIMTTDTRRKIATREIQYQGKTGVLYGIAKGAGMIEPNMATMLSYIFSDFLPESDDLYGILKNAVDKSYNCISIDSDTSTSDTVVLMCSGKLGKIPDALFYKNLEEIAIELSKKIARDGEGASKLIECTISKARDEIQARKIGKSVINSPLIKTAIYGGDPNWGRFVMAVGKVFDEPIPYESLQIYLGGISVKGADATTKERLAEYLKSNEEVKILIQLGTGDVEKTFWTCDFTEGYIKENAYYTT, encoded by the coding sequence ATGAAATACCCTCTCGGCTTTTACTCTTTTGGAAAAAATATCGGCATCAAAGATTCGACTTTAGACTTCGCTGTTGTTTATTCAGATGTTCCTTGTAAGGCGGCGGCAGTTTTTACAAAAAATAACTTTCCGGGTGCTCCTATCATAGTAGGAAGAGAACATATACGTGACGGCCAATTACAAGCACTGGTAATCAATTCAAAAAATTCAAACGTTGCCACGGGAGAACTTGGCATTGAACATTCCAGGCAAATCTGTGCTGCGATCGCACAATCATTGAATATAAAAAAAGAAGATGTCTTACCTTCGTCAACGGGTGTCATTGGTGTTCCACTTCCGATAGAAAAGATCTTAACCGCCTGTAAATCCGCCAAAGAGAATCTCCAGCCAGGAAACCTCGACCAAGTTGCAGAAGCGATAATGACAACGGATACTCGCAGAAAAATTGCAACGAGAGAAATTCAGTATCAAGGTAAAACAGGTGTTCTTTATGGAATAGCAAAAGGTGCTGGCATGATAGAACCGAATATGGCTACCATGTTATCATATATTTTTTCTGATTTTTTACCTGAATCGGACGATTTGTACGGTATTTTAAAAAATGCCGTAGATAAATCATACAATTGTATCAGCATAGATTCAGACACTTCTACAAGCGATACCGTCGTTTTAATGTGCTCAGGAAAATTAGGTAAGATTCCCGATGCACTTTTTTATAAAAATTTAGAGGAAATCGCTATCGAGTTATCGAAAAAAATTGCGCGCGACGGTGAGGGTGCAAGTAAATTGATCGAGTGTACTATCTCGAAGGCTCGAGATGAAATTCAAGCAAGAAAAATAGGAAAATCAGTCATCAACTCTCCCTTGATCAAAACCGCTATCTACGGGGGAGATCCCAACTGGGGGCGATTTGTTATGGCTGTTGGAAAGGTATTTGATGAGCCAATCCCTTACGAATCCCTGCAAATCTATTTAGGTGGGATTTCTGTAAAAGGTGCCGATGCAACAACCAAAGAAAGATTAGCTGAGTATCTAAAATCCAATGAGGAAGTTAAAATTTTAATTCAATTGGGAACAGGAGACGTAGAGAAAACCTTTTGGACTTGCGATTTCACCGAAGGTTATATTAAAGAAAACGCATATTATACGACATGA
- a CDS encoding UDP-glucuronic acid decarboxylase family protein, with protein MAKRILITGGAGFIGSHLCEKLLQEGNEVIALDNFHTGRKNNLEKLFANPKFELIRHDITDPIKLEVDQIYNMACPASPVHYQSNPIKTMKTNILGMMNMLGLAKRVGARILQASTSEVYGNPLEHPQKESYWGNVNTIGIRSCYDEGKRAAETLCFDYKRTSNVDIRVIRIFNTYGPRMIPDDGRVVSNFIVQAIRGQDITIYGDGSQTRSFCYVDDLVRGIVSMMDQDHFIGPVNLGNDGEFTVKELAEMVIKEVGSKSKIIYLPLPQDDPTRRKPDLSLAKEKLNYQPTVPLIEGIKKTIQYFKASLNA; from the coding sequence ATGGCCAAACGAATTCTCATTACGGGCGGTGCTGGGTTTATCGGCTCACATCTCTGCGAAAAACTCTTACAAGAAGGCAATGAAGTCATAGCCCTAGACAACTTCCACACAGGTCGAAAAAACAATCTAGAAAAGCTCTTTGCAAATCCCAAATTTGAACTCATTCGACACGATATCACAGATCCAATTAAACTCGAGGTAGACCAGATTTACAATATGGCCTGCCCTGCTTCGCCAGTTCACTACCAAAGCAATCCAATCAAAACGATGAAAACAAACATTCTGGGTATGATGAATATGCTTGGATTGGCAAAGCGGGTTGGGGCAAGGATACTACAAGCCTCAACGAGCGAAGTCTATGGAAACCCTCTCGAGCACCCTCAAAAAGAATCCTATTGGGGAAATGTAAATACGATTGGAATTCGTAGCTGCTATGATGAGGGTAAACGAGCGGCAGAAACACTTTGTTTTGATTATAAGCGAACCTCAAATGTGGATATTCGAGTCATTCGGATATTCAATACATATGGCCCGCGGATGATACCAGATGATGGCCGCGTGGTTTCAAATTTCATAGTGCAGGCAATTCGAGGCCAAGATATAACCATCTACGGTGATGGAAGTCAAACAAGATCCTTTTGTTATGTAGACGATTTGGTACGTGGTATTGTTTCCATGATGGACCAAGACCATTTCATCGGTCCAGTGAATCTTGGCAATGATGGAGAGTTTACTGTTAAAGAATTAGCTGAAATGGTAATCAAAGAAGTTGGTTCTAAATCAAAAATTATTTATCTCCCTCTACCACAAGATGATCCGACGAGACGCAAACCAGACCTCAGTTTAGCCAAAGAAAAATTAAATTACCAACCCACGGTTCCGTTAATCGAAGGAATCAAAAAAACTATCCAATACTTTAAAGCGAGTTTAAACGCATGA
- the flgN gene encoding flagellar export chaperone FlgN produces MSDWVESLRDLFTKEIDCYKRLLDWEGKKRKAIHEADGKTLESCVKESYHLMVEASEWERIRMKTIQDVYTKENFENGKDSLTLTHFMNQMDRESNYKLKGFAQELRTVVLDLKEAIVVNEKLLRTRNDFLQKTLDTIRESGKEKVYTSSHQPARRTQNQKSAVILNASV; encoded by the coding sequence ATGTCGGATTGGGTAGAATCACTTAGAGACCTTTTTACAAAAGAGATCGATTGTTACAAACGCCTTTTAGATTGGGAAGGCAAAAAAAGAAAGGCAATCCACGAGGCGGACGGCAAAACCCTGGAATCTTGTGTAAAGGAAAGCTATCACCTTATGGTGGAAGCTAGCGAATGGGAAAGGATTCGCATGAAAACAATACAAGATGTTTATACCAAAGAAAATTTTGAAAATGGAAAAGATTCCCTTACTCTAACTCACTTTATGAACCAAATGGATCGGGAGTCAAATTACAAACTGAAAGGTTTTGCTCAAGAACTCCGCACAGTCGTTTTAGATTTAAAAGAAGCAATCGTTGTAAATGAAAAACTTTTACGAACACGAAATGATTTTTTACAAAAAACCTTAGATACAATCCGTGAGAGTGGGAAAGAAAAAGTTTATACCTCTTCTCACCAACCAGCCAGAAGAACACAAAATCAAAAGAGTGCGGTCATTTTGAACGCTTCGGTGTAG
- a CDS encoding DUF1289 domain-containing protein yields MSRNSPCIKVCMMDPDTGLCAGCFRTIEEIGTWSKLSEEEKQVLYQKLERRKRGELP; encoded by the coding sequence ATGTCGCGAAATTCTCCTTGTATAAAGGTGTGTATGATGGACCCAGATACAGGTTTGTGTGCTGGTTGTTTCCGAACCATTGAAGAAATCGGAACTTGGTCCAAACTATCGGAGGAGGAGAAACAGGTGTTGTACCAGAAGTTAGAGCGGAGGAAGAGAGGAGAATTGCCCTAA
- a CDS encoding DUF6249 domain-containing protein — protein MSPEQYDTILQILREIQAFQEESRASKIILYLVPNMGIIFGTTLLFFLFLWMHRQKMALIQSGQYKPWSFDLRAYSFFLGLLLTFTGLALSIVFISVLGNSLAMLGGVIPFAIGLGLLTYYKLSS, from the coding sequence ATGAGTCCAGAACAGTATGATACAATCTTGCAAATTCTTCGGGAAATCCAGGCATTCCAGGAAGAAAGCCGAGCAAGTAAAATCATACTCTACTTGGTTCCCAATATGGGAATCATCTTTGGAACCACTCTCCTATTCTTTCTATTCCTTTGGATGCACCGACAGAAGATGGCTTTGATCCAATCTGGCCAGTACAAACCCTGGTCATTCGACCTGAGAGCCTATTCCTTTTTCCTGGGTCTTTTGTTGACATTCACTGGATTAGCCCTTTCCATAGTATTTATCAGCGTGCTGGGGAATTCATTGGCTATGCTGGGAGGGGTAATCCCATTCGCGATTGGGCTCGGTCTATTGACCTACTACAAACTAAGCAGCTAG
- a CDS encoding RNA polymerase sigma factor: MKRYEGMVLSQARRAFSSSDEAEDFAQEVFLKAYESLSTFRGEAQFSTWLYQIARNLIIKSSKKKSPIMETLVETQVASHKADIGDEILRGMREESDKRLLQMLLSRLPLVYRKPIILHYFENRPLKEISADLNVKINTLKSHISRGKELLRKWWQHET, translated from the coding sequence ATGAAACGATATGAGGGAATGGTGCTTTCCCAAGCGCGGAGGGCCTTTTCTTCCTCTGACGAAGCAGAAGACTTTGCCCAAGAAGTTTTTTTGAAAGCCTATGAATCATTAAGTACATTTCGCGGTGAAGCCCAATTCTCGACATGGCTCTACCAAATTGCTCGCAATCTCATCATCAAATCTTCCAAAAAGAAATCTCCCATTATGGAAACCTTAGTCGAGACCCAGGTGGCAAGCCACAAGGCCGATATTGGCGATGAAATTTTACGAGGAATGCGTGAAGAGTCGGATAAGCGCCTACTACAAATGTTGTTGTCTCGTCTCCCTTTGGTCTACCGAAAGCCCATCATCCTTCACTACTTTGAAAATCGCCCTTTAAAAGAGATCTCCGCTGATCTAAATGTGAAAATCAATACCCTAAAGAGTCATATCTCTCGTGGGAAGGAATTGCTTAGGAAGTGGTGGCAACATGAAACTTAA
- a CDS encoding M50 family metallopeptidase — protein MSDKPLKFAIFLSLVLSLIAFWDHQVTSYLKEFVVLIHEICHATAALFTGGVVKGIALHGNEGGETIATPASFRGSFILVVSAGYVGCSLVGGLLLRAGFSGRHARQTLILFGLFLISVSVLYSKLGELAYFTGILWGVGILVVGMLGESISILSLVFLGTSISLYSIYDLSDFADKLSDSDAGILAFWMAGLSPEDLSSEDVPKAVLFLGYLIASLWSLLSIGIIIHFLRSSLHEHTIEVTEDNAKLADWERFPGDLSPEAKVWLEKRGVDPESGIVIPPDTFFGMPPKDN, from the coding sequence ATGTCTGACAAACCATTGAAGTTTGCGATTTTTTTGTCATTGGTCTTAAGTTTGATCGCATTTTGGGACCATCAGGTGACCTCATACCTAAAAGAATTTGTGGTTTTGATCCACGAAATCTGTCATGCGACAGCTGCACTCTTTACTGGTGGTGTTGTAAAAGGTATTGCTTTGCATGGAAATGAAGGTGGTGAGACCATTGCAACTCCAGCATCCTTTAGAGGTTCTTTCATTTTAGTAGTATCTGCAGGATATGTTGGTTGTTCGTTAGTTGGTGGTTTGCTATTGAGAGCAGGCTTTTCAGGCAGACATGCACGTCAAACATTGATTTTATTCGGTCTATTTTTGATTTCTGTCAGCGTTCTTTATTCCAAATTAGGTGAGTTAGCTTACTTTACTGGAATCCTTTGGGGAGTGGGAATTTTAGTAGTTGGTATGTTAGGTGAATCTATATCGATACTGAGTCTTGTATTTTTAGGTACGAGTATTTCTCTTTATTCGATCTATGATCTATCAGATTTTGCAGACAAGTTGTCCGACTCTGATGCGGGTATCCTTGCCTTTTGGATGGCAGGCTTAAGCCCGGAAGACTTAAGTTCAGAGGATGTACCAAAAGCTGTCTTGTTTTTAGGATATCTCATTGCTAGTTTATGGAGCTTACTCAGCATCGGTATCATCATTCATTTCTTGCGTAGTTCTTTACATGAACATACAATTGAGGTGACTGAGGACAATGCGAAGCTTGCTGATTGGGAGCGATTCCCAGGAGACCTTTCTCCTGAAGCCAAGGTCTGGCTAGAAAAGAGAGGTGTTGACCCTGAAAGTGGAATCGTGATTCCACCGGATACTTTCTTTGGTATGCCTCCAAAAGACAATTAG
- a CDS encoding LIC10235 family protein: MKPKSVKTDDLSKIFSSLKKGDEAAIGSYLVKGVRLQISKYNLTGAERVQLLYKRRRAQGLCIVCGTKVSKKNPATGKLYRLCEIHRNKIDKNS, translated from the coding sequence ATGAAACCAAAATCAGTCAAAACCGATGATCTATCTAAGATTTTTTCTAGCCTCAAAAAAGGAGATGAGGCTGCCATCGGAAGTTATTTGGTCAAAGGAGTTAGGCTTCAAATCAGTAAATACAACCTTACGGGTGCGGAAAGAGTCCAGTTGCTCTACAAAAGACGAAGAGCACAAGGTCTCTGCATTGTATGCGGAACCAAGGTATCAAAGAAAAACCCAGCAACTGGAAAGTTATACCGACTATGTGAAATCCACAGAAACAAAATCGATAAAAATTCTTAA